In Rhodopirellula islandica, one DNA window encodes the following:
- a CDS encoding hybrid sensor histidine kinase/response regulator, whose protein sequence is MWQAWYEFRIDYVLFSVVFLAGHAFILSRVRRAMPPASSTHPDSATSPAAIGSSRRPRLSFWILLLLLTGGFLAVETADRLQRSRLRQQVFGIAPTYAAELQQLGHAGINKETSPDDPVYRRMINAQKRWLSVNPQVTDIYTMRHLSESELATHLLTEQDRPTGQPFQIIVDSETDYNGDGKIEGVREGQTEIGEIFYDSSVEQIERAFRGDTTFADQPSHDRWGEWVSAYAPLFDSKGKVEALVGVDFPAKHYIHSVILTRLGVIGMIAALITLFLGAVTSIGMLKAGIAAQQRSHALLQDQRDLATQAASQARQAAVTKNQFLANMSHEIRTPMHGILGTTELMTRCSLNEEQRHYMHMIQTSAKGLLTVLNDILDFSKIDSGLMTLESVPFELKDLLSQTMHAVANLKNENVQLQFQPPVGVPEIIVGDPTRLRQVLINLVGNALKFTEQGRVTVFIEKESQDATILDTSEDQSSRIVFTITDTGIGMTEQQRANIFEAFTQGDSSTTRRFGGTGLGLSISSQLVELMGGQLQVSSVLDEGSSFRFDIPLRTPIGTTQHEIEKLHPPSAPTNSFGHCAQTRELLLVEDGAINRTVAETMLRARGHRVTSVSNAKDALKHLRSQAFDLVLMDVQMPEIDGLTATQIIRNDLPSPARDIPVIALTAHAMREDRQRCLDAGMNECLTKPYPPELLFDTIESFTISRQDDQDDLLLPPTTSRTTSSPSSPVDRASPLNHEVILQNVGGDLQVLTMLAQTISDELPSQIEQLQRAIHAGAWTQVARAAHTLKGTAAAIGATQAQEIADSMETFCLGETSEEERSHFLENRMNALVSAFELAQTELKKFLRSSSGSDHPGNETP, encoded by the coding sequence ATGTGGCAAGCGTGGTACGAATTTCGAATCGACTACGTTCTGTTCAGCGTCGTGTTCTTGGCCGGCCATGCCTTCATTCTTTCGCGCGTTCGCCGCGCCATGCCTCCCGCCTCATCCACGCATCCGGATTCAGCGACTTCCCCCGCAGCCATCGGGTCGAGTCGCCGGCCGAGGTTGTCATTCTGGATTCTTTTGCTGTTGCTGACCGGCGGGTTCCTCGCAGTCGAAACCGCCGACCGTCTTCAGCGATCTCGATTGCGTCAACAAGTCTTTGGCATCGCCCCCACTTACGCCGCCGAATTGCAACAGCTCGGCCACGCGGGAATCAACAAGGAAACATCGCCGGACGATCCTGTTTATCGGCGCATGATCAACGCCCAAAAGCGTTGGCTGTCGGTCAATCCACAAGTCACCGACATCTACACCATGCGGCATCTCAGTGAATCGGAACTGGCCACTCACTTGCTGACGGAACAAGACCGTCCCACCGGGCAGCCCTTCCAAATCATCGTCGACTCGGAAACGGACTACAACGGCGATGGGAAGATCGAAGGCGTCCGGGAAGGACAGACGGAAATTGGTGAGATCTTTTACGACAGCAGCGTTGAGCAGATCGAAAGGGCCTTCCGTGGCGACACAACCTTTGCCGATCAACCCAGCCACGATCGCTGGGGAGAATGGGTTTCCGCTTACGCACCTCTGTTTGATTCGAAGGGCAAGGTCGAAGCCCTGGTCGGAGTCGACTTCCCTGCCAAACACTACATCCACTCAGTCATCCTCACGCGTCTCGGCGTGATTGGAATGATCGCCGCGCTCATCACTTTGTTCCTGGGCGCGGTCACCAGCATTGGGATGCTCAAAGCCGGCATTGCCGCCCAACAACGCAGCCACGCGTTGCTACAAGACCAACGTGACCTGGCAACGCAAGCTGCCTCGCAAGCGAGACAAGCTGCCGTCACGAAGAATCAATTCTTGGCCAACATGAGCCATGAAATCCGCACCCCCATGCATGGCATCTTGGGCACCACCGAGCTGATGACCCGCTGTTCACTCAACGAGGAACAACGCCACTACATGCACATGATCCAAACGTCGGCAAAAGGACTGCTGACAGTGCTGAACGACATCCTTGACTTTTCAAAGATTGATTCCGGCCTGATGACTTTGGAATCGGTGCCGTTTGAATTGAAAGATCTCCTCAGTCAAACCATGCACGCGGTGGCGAATCTCAAGAACGAGAATGTTCAACTCCAATTCCAACCACCTGTTGGCGTCCCCGAAATCATCGTCGGTGACCCCACCCGACTCCGTCAGGTCTTGATCAATTTGGTCGGCAACGCTTTGAAGTTCACCGAACAAGGACGAGTCACGGTCTTCATCGAAAAGGAGTCCCAGGACGCGACGATCTTGGACACTTCGGAGGACCAAAGTTCACGCATCGTGTTCACCATCACCGACACCGGCATCGGGATGACGGAACAACAGCGAGCCAACATCTTTGAAGCGTTCACCCAAGGCGACTCGTCCACCACGCGCCGCTTCGGCGGAACTGGATTGGGATTGTCGATCAGTTCCCAACTGGTTGAATTGATGGGTGGCCAGCTTCAAGTCAGCAGCGTTCTGGACGAAGGCAGCAGCTTTCGTTTTGATATCCCGTTGCGGACGCCCATTGGCACGACACAGCACGAGATTGAGAAACTCCACCCGCCCAGTGCACCAACGAACTCGTTCGGGCACTGCGCCCAAACACGCGAGTTGTTGCTGGTCGAGGACGGTGCCATCAACCGTACCGTTGCGGAAACGATGCTGCGTGCTCGTGGTCACCGAGTGACTTCGGTATCCAACGCGAAAGATGCGTTGAAACATCTGCGGTCGCAAGCGTTTGATCTGGTGCTGATGGACGTGCAGATGCCAGAAATTGATGGCCTGACAGCCACCCAAATCATTCGAAACGACCTGCCATCGCCGGCCCGCGATATTCCGGTCATTGCACTGACCGCCCACGCCATGCGAGAGGATCGCCAACGCTGCTTGGACGCAGGAATGAATGAATGCCTGACCAAACCCTACCCGCCGGAACTGTTGTTTGACACGATCGAATCATTCACTATCTCTCGCCAAGATGACCAAGACGATCTGCTTTTGCCCCCCACCACAAGCAGGACAACTTCCTCGCCAAGCTCCCCTGTGGATCGAGCTTCCCCCCTGAATCACGAGGTGATTCTTCAGAATGTCGGTGGAGATCTTCAGGTGCTCACCATGTTGGCCCAAACGATTTCCGATGAATTGCCATCCCAAATCGAACAGCTGCAACGGGCAATCCACGCAGGTGCCTGGACTCAAGTTGCTCGGGCAGCACACACTCTGAAAGGAACCGCGGCAGCCATCGGAGCGACTCAGGCGCAAGAAATCGCGGACAGCATGGAAACCTTTTGTTTGGGGGAGACGTCTGAAGAAGAGAGGTCACATTTTCTCGAGAATCGCATGAATGCACTCGTCAGTGCGTTCGAATTGGCCCAAACTGAACTGAAGAAATTTTTGCGTTCTTCGTCCGGATCCGACCACCCCGGAAACGAAACACCATGA
- a CDS encoding protein kinase domain-containing protein yields the protein MKLLIADDNPVWRNLISAAVETWGYRIELAADGNEAYRLLRSEDPPRLALLDWLMPGMEGVEICRRIKQDPEHPFTYIILLTSRDRDEDMIQGLDAGADDYLTKPIVAPLLKSRLAAARRIIEAVPPMKWTKPQIEGFDVEHLIGRGAFATVWKGMHRASGKPAAIKIIRADLATDLVFERFAREIQVMRKMNHPGIATIYASHLERDLAYYAMELIDGESLANYITSESPRATRIIEMMATVCDALQHAHDHGVIHRDVKPSNIMVGPDGQPKLVDFGLSKSMFRMKLPTSNSSTHDGAVLGTPLYMSPEQARGDANSVDHRSDLYAVATILYLFLLREHPHGALSLSREETIDAIANTDPRPATEINPKFNPKLESILSRCLSDDPDERPQSAGQLARELRGFLDDRAASRIPTS from the coding sequence ATGAAATTGTTGATCGCAGACGACAATCCGGTTTGGCGTAATTTGATTTCGGCAGCCGTCGAAACCTGGGGCTACCGAATTGAACTGGCTGCCGATGGCAACGAAGCGTATCGGCTCTTGCGATCTGAAGACCCGCCCCGCTTGGCGTTGCTGGACTGGTTGATGCCCGGCATGGAAGGGGTCGAGATCTGTCGCCGGATCAAACAGGATCCAGAGCACCCTTTCACCTACATCATTCTGTTGACCAGTCGCGACCGTGACGAGGACATGATTCAGGGTTTGGATGCGGGAGCGGACGATTACTTGACCAAACCGATCGTGGCGCCACTTCTCAAGAGCCGGTTGGCAGCCGCTCGCCGAATCATCGAAGCGGTGCCACCGATGAAATGGACCAAGCCACAAATCGAGGGCTTCGACGTTGAACATTTGATCGGCCGTGGCGCGTTTGCGACCGTTTGGAAAGGCATGCACCGTGCTTCAGGCAAGCCCGCCGCCATCAAAATCATTCGCGCGGACCTTGCAACGGACTTGGTCTTCGAACGCTTCGCTCGCGAAATTCAGGTGATGCGAAAGATGAATCACCCTGGCATCGCCACCATCTACGCCAGCCACCTCGAACGTGACTTGGCGTACTACGCGATGGAATTGATCGACGGCGAATCACTGGCGAATTACATCACCTCGGAATCACCGCGAGCGACGCGGATCATCGAGATGATGGCAACGGTTTGCGATGCGTTGCAACACGCCCACGATCACGGTGTGATCCATCGTGATGTCAAACCGTCCAACATCATGGTGGGCCCTGACGGGCAGCCCAAGTTGGTCGATTTTGGGTTGAGCAAGTCCATGTTCCGCATGAAGCTCCCCACTTCCAACAGCAGCACTCACGACGGGGCTGTCCTTGGAACGCCGCTCTACATGTCACCAGAACAAGCCCGCGGCGACGCCAACAGCGTGGATCATCGATCGGACCTTTACGCGGTCGCGACGATCCTTTATCTGTTCCTGCTTCGCGAGCATCCACACGGTGCGTTGTCGCTCAGTCGAGAGGAAACGATCGACGCCATTGCGAACACGGATCCGCGACCCGCGACAGAAATCAATCCGAAATTCAACCCAAAACTCGAATCCATCCTGTCTCGATGCCTGTCCGACGATCCCGACGAACGACCGCAATCGGCGGGACAACTGGCCCGAGAACTTCGCGGGTTCCTGGACGATCGCGCCGCTTCGCGAATCCCAACTTCTTGA